The DNA region TTTGGCTCACTGGGCCAAGCGGTGCTGGAAAAACAGTTTTGGCACACGCTCTAAAAAAGAAGCTCAAGGGAATGGGCTATAGAGTGGAGATTTTAGATGGCGATGTGATAAGAAAAACCCTCTATCCAAACTTAGGTTTTAGCAAGGAAGCGAGGGAGATGCACAACCGCATAGTTATCCACATGGCCAAGCTCCTATCGAGAAACGGCGTTATAACGATAGTATCACTAATCTCCCCTTACAGAGCCGTCAGGGAGTACGCGAGGAAGGAGATAGGCAACTTCATTGAAGTCTATGTTTATGCTCCCCTCGAGGTGAGGATCCAAAGGGATCCAAAGGGTCTCTATGCTAAAGCCATAAGGGGAGAAATCAAGGGATTGACGGGCTACGACGGCGTTTATGAGGAGCCAGAGAGCCCGGAAGTTAAGGTGGACAGCTCAAAGATGACTCCCGAGGAAGAGGTAGAGGCAGTCTTAAGCAAGGCCAGAGAGCTTGGCTATCTTTGAGGTGATGCCATGCTCTCTTTCATTTTTCTTGGCTTCCTCGTTGGCATTTTAGTCGGCCTCACGGGTGTCGGCGGAGGAGCATTAATGACACCTTCGCTCATCTTTTTTGGAGTTGAACCGTTAACAGCTGTTGGCACTGATTTGGTTTACGCCACGATTACAAGGGTTTTTGGGGTGTTCTTCCACAACAAAAAGGGCCACGTTAAGAAAGATATTGCCCTAAAGCTCTTCACGGGCAGCGTTCCTGCCATAGTGTTAGCTTCAATTATTTTAAGGATAGTAAGTAAGAAGGAGATTAATCAATATTTAACTCTCGTATTGGGAATTATACTTGTTGCCACATCCACGATAACCATTTTAAAAGGAGAGTTTAGGAAGAGAACGTTTAGCTCCCATACTTTGATTATTCTCGGGTTTGTGGTGGGTTTGATTGTTCAATTCACATCGGTTGGCGCCGGCGTTATTGTCAGCTTTGCGCTCATGAACTTCACTGATTTAGAGCCGAGATACGTTGTTGGCACCACGATTTTCTACGGCCTTTTGCTTGCCTCACTAAGCGCTTTGAGCCACATAACTCTTGGAAATGTGGACTATCTTTTAGCGCTCTCCTTGATTGTAGGAACGATTCCAGGGGTTTATATGGGCACACATATAAACTCAAGCATTCCCA from Palaeococcus pacificus DY20341 includes:
- the cysC gene encoding adenylyl-sulfate kinase, which encodes MSEKVGANAQGASLRTLERGFTIWLTGPSGAGKTVLAHALKKKLKGMGYRVEILDGDVIRKTLYPNLGFSKEAREMHNRIVIHMAKLLSRNGVITIVSLISPYRAVREYARKEIGNFIEVYVYAPLEVRIQRDPKGLYAKAIRGEIKGLTGYDGVYEEPESPEVKVDSSKMTPEEEVEAVLSKARELGYL
- a CDS encoding sulfite exporter TauE/SafE family protein; its protein translation is MLSFIFLGFLVGILVGLTGVGGGALMTPSLIFFGVEPLTAVGTDLVYATITRVFGVFFHNKKGHVKKDIALKLFTGSVPAIVLASIILRIVSKKEINQYLTLVLGIILVATSTITILKGEFRKRTFSSHTLIILGFVVGLIVQFTSVGAGVIVSFALMNFTDLEPRYVVGTTIFYGLLLASLSALSHITLGNVDYLLALSLIVGTIPGVYMGTHINSSIPKDKLKSFVNMIILGIGLVILLTELG